The following proteins are co-located in the Aggregatibacter aphrophilus ATCC 33389 genome:
- a CDS encoding DUF6396 domain-containing protein produces MVARIFKIIVIAMIALIVLVIWVGMSLFKGVDLGGTGHSTSPGVIDEYKARKIKMEKMEQLQANLEFVCKHEEKPELSQETQQLYNYALYHDLHNMWTGKRGDEVWNGLARYYRIAAMNGDYKANIRLQYLLKSGRISSDMPQTEVHNLNEELAKQLPATAYYNLYGYLDVGYGVRTEKDGKYAYLRKAADLGSREAQYVVGDILTDINDEETRPLRLKIYDQLLACASEQGLGQASVMLGIGLQRKNEYQQALEVFHQGTKNGSSSSASRLEEAFSGKQKDGDMDFLNLSEDSERSRRYKIIGDYLYEKDYLQPKVPDLDDIVPLPPAPLPEWDGKIAFQRWYEGEAPPKPDEALVRRLAWQAGLNGDTGLDEKNGMPKKPTK; encoded by the coding sequence ATGGTAGCACGAATTTTTAAAATCATCGTTATTGCTATGATTGCCTTGATTGTTTTGGTGATTTGGGTCGGCATGAGTTTATTTAAAGGTGTTGATTTAGGTGGTACCGGACACTCGACTTCACCCGGAGTTATTGACGAATACAAAGCGAGAAAAATCAAAATGGAAAAAATGGAACAATTACAAGCAAATTTAGAATTTGTTTGCAAACACGAAGAAAAACCTGAATTATCACAAGAAACCCAACAACTCTATAACTACGCGCTTTATCACGACCTGCATAATATGTGGACGGGCAAGCGGGGCGATGAGGTCTGGAATGGGTTGGCACGTTATTATCGAATTGCAGCAATGAATGGCGATTACAAAGCCAATATTCGTTTACAGTATTTACTGAAAAGCGGACGCATTAGCTCCGATATGCCACAAACGGAAGTGCATAATCTCAATGAAGAACTGGCCAAACAATTGCCTGCCACTGCGTATTATAATTTGTATGGTTATTTGGATGTGGGCTATGGTGTACGTACGGAGAAAGATGGCAAGTACGCCTATCTTCGTAAAGCAGCGGATTTAGGGAGTCGCGAGGCACAATATGTCGTTGGGGATATATTAACTGATATTAATGATGAAGAAACAAGACCGTTGCGTTTAAAAATCTATGACCAATTGTTGGCTTGTGCTTCAGAGCAAGGATTAGGTCAAGCATCAGTTATGTTAGGTATTGGACTTCAAAGAAAGAACGAATACCAACAAGCATTGGAAGTGTTTCATCAAGGAACAAAGAATGGCAGTTCCTCTTCTGCAAGTCGGTTGGAAGAAGCATTTAGTGGCAAACAAAAGGATGGCGATATGGATTTTCTAAATTTATCAGAAGATTCTGAACGTTCTCGTCGTTATAAAATTATCGGTGATTACCTTTATGAAAAAGACTATCTCCAACCCAAAGTTCCTGATTTGGATGATATTGTGCCATTGCCTCCAGCGCCATTGCCGGAATGGGACGGTAAAATCGCCTTTCAGCGTTGGTATGAAGGGGAAGCCCCGCCCAAACCTGATGAAGCCCTGGTGCGTCGTTTGGCATGGCAGGCTGGGTTAAACGGTGATACTGGTTTAGACGAAAAAAACGGCATGCCGAAGAAACCAACAAAATGA